One stretch of Eupeodes corollae chromosome 2, idEupCoro1.1, whole genome shotgun sequence DNA includes these proteins:
- the LOC129945483 gene encoding uncharacterized protein LOC129945483 translates to MELKTVEKLISLIRDRPTIYGPRPKRGKKKHQRILDELWKEVALQMNRSVRECKLKWTTLRNCYARLLREERLHKVKKRHWHLRNEMSFLRGHIQPYTEVRGITHKRTASVRTKLPPDSLSTTNNSFDENNFSPTIDQLQPNETSAHSSKTIENSTIVHDFLIVDHNNEQSLNNNNWEHHQEQEQEQLPIPAEGNETINYCPTINLNPFSLAERIIETPEENSQLSKYKEERSEANILFLRSLLPDINKLSDRKQRIFKRKTLEVLELLFDEDEFDVSRDDNVHVRQCQIPRSNYIVQQNLNHSAIGSEKFVQKVEPTSP, encoded by the exons ATGGAACTCAAGACTGTTGAAAAACTGATTTCTTTGATCAGGGACAGACCAACTATCTATGGACCGAGACCAAAGCGAGGCAAAAAGAAACACCAGAGAATTCTCGATGAACTTTGGAAGGAGGTGGCTCTTCAGATGAATCGTTCGG taCGCGAATGTAAACTGAAATGGACCACCTTAAGGAATTGCTATGCAAGGTTATTGCGTGAAGAACGTTtacataaagtaaaaaaaagacacTGGCATCTAAGAAACGAAATGAGTTTTTTAAGAGGTCACATTCAACCATATACCGAAGTTAGAGGAATAACTCACAAACGAACTGCTTCGGTACGCACTAAGTTACCACCAGATTCGTTATCAACAACAAATAACTCATTTGACGAAAATAACTTTTCACCTACGATCGATCAACTTCAACCTAATGAAACTTCAGCACACAGTAGCAAAACTATCGAGAACTCAACAATTGTACATGATTTTTTAATTGTCGATCATAATAACGAACAGtccttaaacaataataattgggAACATCATCAGGAACAAGAACAGGAACAATTGCCAATTCCAGCAGAAGGAAATGAGACAATCAACTATTGTCCAACGATCAATTTAAATCCGTTTTCACTAGCTGAAAGAATAATCGAAACACCAGAAGAAAATTCTCAGCTTTCGAAATATAAAGAAGAACGAtctgaagcaaatattttgttcttaaggAGTTTGTTGCCCGATATAAATAAACTTTCGGACAGGAAGCAGAGGATTTTCAAACGGAAAACCTTAGAAGTGCTAGAGTTATTATTTGATGAAGATGAATTTGATGTGTCTAGGGATGATAATGTTCATGTGAGGCAATGCCAAATACCAAGATCTAACTATATCGTTCAGCAGAACCTCAATCATTCAGCTATAGGATCGGAAAAGTTTGTTCAAAAAGTCGAACCAACGAGCCCATAG